CCATCTCTAAACCTAACCCTCCAGACTGAGCACACTATTCATCTGGTTCCCGGTCTGATTCTTCTGTTAGGATAAATCAGAAATGAGGGTGACAGTCTTCACTTGGTTGACAATTTTTTGTCATCATCATTGTTTGGGGCTACACAAAGACAAGGTTAATATGGAAAAGCAAAAGGCCTATTGGCTAAGTTGAGGTCTTCCTCCTTGTTAACTTATTTTTCCCGAGGAGGCTGGCCTTTCTGTACACTGTGTTCCATCAAGCCCAGCTTTGGGCAGAGAAACTCACATCACTGCTTTCATGAAACCCTCCTTGATGATGTAGGTCTTGATGTTTTTAATTGGCAGTCGCTTTGTAGTCAGACTCACACAGATGCTCTTTTCTAGAACTTCAGTACCCACACCTGTACAGaaaaccaagcaaacaaaaataaaatataatttccaatAATATAAATGTTAGAGTGTCATCAGTCAAATAACAAAGAGTGACCTGATAAAGAGTAGTTTGGGACAGTCAATATTAAATGTGAGAGAGGTAGCTCATTTTTGACTGAATCACTAAaggcattattttaaatgttaaaatgcgAAATATGTAAAGACAATAGTTCACGAGTCCTCATCCTCAATAGAAATGGCCTGGGGGGATTAAATTTAACAGTTTCAAGAATGTCTtacattggagaagggaaaataACTTGGAACAGTTAATGATATTAAGGGTTTCCTAAAATctaataaaagtttttaagtgCTGACTTTCTCCTAAGCTGAAGAGACTGATAGTTGCTTCTCAGGGAAgcaaatattctcagagaaatattCAGTGAAAAATCATCTAAAATAATAACTGATGATGACagttttgaactatagtgttgctGATAACAGGAGGATTTTTATAAACATGGCACTGAGAAGATGTTCACTAACGTTGCTCTTCATCTCCCCTTCTCTCCATCCCTCAAGTATCCAGCCTACATATTCTCTACCTGCTGTATTTGACAATTTTCTTTAATGCTGAACTGTCTCTGAACCCAGTGAAAGAGGGAAATACCCCAGTGTCCGTAATCCTCCTCAATCTTCGTTCCCCTACCTATATATGGGTTTGCACCAAATGCCAGCCTCTTGTTTCAGAAACATGCCAGCCAGCCACCGTTCAGGCAACATTTGgcttaaactttttgttttaacagtattttatttAGGGAACAATTTCAGGGACTTTCAGACAATACCATCACTATTTACAGAGAACCGTGGGGATCCATGATCAGGCTCAGATATTTTGGTCTAAGTAATAAGTCTACAGATTAGGAGTTTTAAAGGAGAGTTTCTGAAGCACTAATTATACCCCAAGGATATTCCTTCTTGTGTTCAAAGCTGCCAAGAGAAATGTACTCCAACCAGCTGAGAACAAAATGATCCTTTAAGAAATGTGTGTTGAATGCTCAGTAATGTAGCTAAGTCTCAACTGGGTATGCCTTATAGTTTATTTGACTGTATATAAGGCATTGATATTTGTTAGCACTATGGTCTCATACAAACTCAATAAATTTATCCTAAGTGGGAAACAACATTCATAGCAGTAATATAGACTCTCTTACACACTTAAATGTAATATTGATTTTCTGGGTATGAAGGTATGAGCTTCCagtcatttttgtttaaatagaAAACATTGATTTGTTTCAGAACATAACACTCTCTAGTCATTCCTGCATCATGACTGAGCTCTCaaattttttgagaatttatCAAGATCAATATTAAATAGGCAAAAGCTTCAAAGGTATATACAATTATCATCACTATTTCACAGCTAACATTAATTAAGAAACTAGGACTTGTGTAGTAAACTGAAAAGTTTATTAtaagtttattataatttatactattaattatatataatgattatttcattttaactccAGTTAAGTGTATCAGTTATCATATTCATCTTATAGACAAGTAAGCATAGGCAAAAACAAGTTAAGAAACTTACCCCAAATCACCCAGTTGTGAAAAATAGGAGCCTAGCTGTTAGCCAAGATATATTTGCGAAATCCACAAGATCCTCTAGAGtcaaattattcccattttgcacaCAGGAAGACTGAGGCTTAGCTTGGAGAAAGTAGTTTACTCCATTCTAAACCTGAGTCAATAGCAAAATACCTGACCACTGTCTGTACACCTAGATGTTCCTTGTCTCATAAATAGCCTTTGACTCACCTTCCACAGTGTATGCAGCGAGACTGCAGATCACCAGGCAGGTCAGGATGAGAAGTCTCATGGTTGAGGTCAGGCTGAGCTGTGAAGCAAGAGGCTGAGGACCTTGGCTCCTTTGAGTCTCTTTTATTCCCCCAGTGGTCAGCGCACTTCCTGTGCTGAGAGGGGGACTTTCAAGGTGGGTGTGGAATCATGGAAAGTCTTTGCAGTACTGGTGCTTTCttagtttgaaaaaaaagttccttTGTCCCCACTCACACTAACCCCACATCTTGTggccttttctcctcctcctgtggTTAAAGTGTCAGTGAAACCTTATGTGTGTACAAAAGAAACGTAGTTGTCTCGTCTCCTGCCGCCAATCTAAATGCAAACCTCCCATGCACGCATGTCCCAAGGCCATGTCGGTGTGATGGCCCAGGCGGGACATGGTGTAAAGGAAAGGGGTGGGATGGTCACTGTGGTCCCGTTCCCCCACTAGCTCAGGCAGCATGTGCTGTGACACGAGGCTTCCACCACCCTGGGTCATATGCCCTTGGTGACTCCTTAGGGAGCCAAAGAGATACTGTTGCTTTCCCGAGTTTCTCaatcctctgccttcttttgcttCTCATCTGTCCTCTGCCCACATTCAATTGATCCCCTTTCTTACACCACCCTTTCCACATGCCCAAGGAACATTTAAATAAGGGTATTTGGAGCCTGTCTATATTAATAGGTTTGCTTTATTGTAGCTTACtacatgtcttttaaaatagattttgaaaagttGTCCTCACATaaactttattttggaaaaaagaaaaagcattatctatacatgatttttaagaaattattgttttaagaaaaacaaaattatctaTAATATTACCATTCTGATGGTTTCCGTTGTTAATGATTTTCAGTGAATCCCTATTGGTATACATGTTTACACAGATGTGACAATTAAACATTTAGACTTTTTACATCAATTAAaaatcttcctatttttttttatagtcttcATATAAAAGAGTCCTCATACTCTGAGTAAACACAGACATATTAAGCCATTCCCTTATAACATATTGTTGTGTAGACCATATCTATAAGATAAATGTTCATTAATATACACTGATAACCAGGAGTAGGATTACTAGGCAAAATCATATGATTGTCTTTATAACTCTTGCTACTATTGACATAATCTTCCCAAAATATAATTTCTCTTTGCTGTGCTTCTAGCAGTGTTTGAGGGCATCACTTGTAATGAACCCTTTCTGGCATTCAGTTTGTTGCTgggttttgtcttattttgtttagtaggtatctatttaaaaaaacgttcctcagtcgtgtccgactctgtgcaacctcatggactccagccaaccaggctcctccaggcaagaatactgaagtggatagctattcccttctccaggagatcgtctcTGATGCATGCATTAATTATGTATGAAGCTAAAAGGTTTTGTCATTACTATGCAggggtagaaaaataaaattcatgttaaGTGTATGTATAGCTAAAAGTGTTTCCCATTGCTATTAGGTATATGGGAGCAAATTCCTATGTTTCCTATATTCCTATAAAATTATAGGTTAAACTCTAAGATATTTTTCATCAAGGGCATTTAATTTTCCAGTCAGACTTTATTCAGAAATTTGAATATCTTTCTTGTTATCTCCACCTGGCTATACCATCAGTCCTTAAACTCAACATATCTTTCCACTCAGAATGCTCTCTCTCCTATTTCTCTGTGACACTGAATAAGGCTTTATCTTCTTTTTGGTATCTGAATACAGATTACTTGGGTCTTCTTAGATTCACTGGCTCTAAGAAGCATCTAAGACTCATAGGGTCTAAGATTACTTGGGTCTTTTTAGACCCATTGTTGGATATCCACATGTTATTTCCAAACAAGCCATACAAACAAGCCATACTAAGTGTGTATGTAGTTCATGTATatgccttctcctctctctccagaaTGTCCAAGGCAGGACCTCTTCACTCCTTGTTAGGACTAGGGCAGTAGACTAGCTCATTCCCAGGTCTGGGTCTCCTCCCTTTCCAAGATATTCTCCACAGCATTGCCAGAGCAATCATTCTAAAATCTTAATCTAATTGAGTTGTTTTCCTGCTGACATAAGTTTGCTAATTCCCATTGCCTATAAGATTCATTTCAAACCTcacattttcatatataaatgtgTTCAGATCTAACAGtgcttttcctttaagattcaaCTTTCAGTACTCATGACCTTGCTCTGAAACCTCTAGTCTTAACAAGTGTCTGTGAAGTCAACCAAATGGGCCATTCTCtttttcactcagttcagttcagctgctcagtcatgtctgactctttgaaagcccaaggactgcagcatgctaggattctttgtccatcaccaactcccagagcttgttcaaactcatgtccatcaagttagtgatgccatccaaccacctcatcctctgtcatccccttctcttcctgccttcaatctttcccagcatcagggtcttttccaatgagttagttcttcgcatcaggaggccaaagtactggagtttcagcttcagcatcagtccttccaatgaattttcaggactgatttcctttaggatggactgattggatctccttgcagtccaagggacgctcaagagtcttctccaacaccacggttcaaaagcatcaattctttggcgctcagctttctttacagcccaactctcaaCACCCACATCTCTTTTCTACAACCCACTTACTATTTTCTTTATTAGGAATGCCCGTCCAAGCTCCCTACATAGCTATCTGTAAGCTCTTCCTCCTCCTACAAGCTCTCCTGAATTCCTCAAGATATAATTAGTTGTGCCTCCTTCTGGGCTCTGTTGGCACTTTCTAGCCACCACTGTTCTATCActaatctcattttattcttctacTCAATTACATTTCTGCATCTCCCACTAGGTGGCAGCCTCCTTGAAAATAGAGAATTGGCTTCAGTCTTGTCCCTGGCAAGgcagctgctcagtcacgtcagtcgtgtccaactctgtgtgaccccatagacggcagcccaccaggctcccatctctgggattctccaggcaaggatactggagtgggctgccatttccttctccagtgcatgaaagtgaaaagtgaaagtgaagtccctctgttgtgtccgactcttcgcaaccccatggactgtagcctaccaggctcttctgtccacgggagtctccaggcaagaggactggagtggggtgccattgccttctccggcaagGCAGAATGTCTGCTATATGATATTCATTCACTAAATGGTTTTTGATTAAGTGAATTCATTTCAAGAGACCAACATTACAGTCACTGTAAATTAAATCAAAGATGAACATCTAAACACATAAATCCAGAAGTCTGTGTCTATACCTTCCTCTCATGTTTATAATCAAAAGACAATTTGACCCAAGGCTGAACTCTTGCTTACCATATTGAAATGTAGTTTCTTAAACTCtgagaatgaaataatttcagtttttcaaagcaTGCGCTAGAGTCTCTAGTGGAGAGAATTGAGTAATCAACAAAGAAGTGGAAACCTAGTACACAATAGGAATAATTTGCTAATATGTAGGCACTGATTGACGACTTGTTGAAAGATAATAGCAAAAATTCTCTCATCCTtgattcctctctttctcttacaTGCACCACCCAATCTGTCAGGAAATATAGTTGTCTCTCTAACTTCAAAATAGAATCTAAACCCTTCTTACTACCCCAAGAGACCCAATCCCCAACCACCATTTCTTCTTACCTGGATTAGTGCTTTTGTGCACTGCTATATTTgtaagatatgtatgtatatagctcatgataaagtgaagttgctcaatcatatactactctttgagatcctattgactatagcttaccaggttcctctgttcatagcattttccaggcaagagtactgaagtgggttgccatttccttcaccaggggatcttcccgacctggggatcaaacccaggtcttctgcattgtgggcagacattttaccctctgagccacaagggagaccCTCATAGCTCGTGGTAACTACAAAGCAAAAACTTATAGTATATACACAGAAGATAAGAGATAGGAATCAAAGCATATCACTTAGAAAATCATCAATTCATAAATAAACTCAGcaagaggggaaggaagaaacaaGGGGACtataaaacaactagaaaactattaaaatggCATTAGTAAGTCCAAATAagtcaatcataaaggagatcagttctgaatattcactggaaggactgatgctgaggctaaagctccaatactttggccacctgatgcaaagaactgactcattggaaaagaccctgatgctgggaaagattgaaggcaggaagagaaggggatgacagaggatgagatggttggatggcatcactgactcaatgggcatgagtttgaacaagccctggaagttggtgatggacagggaagcctagcgtgctgcagtccatggggtcacaaaaagtcggatacgactgagcaactgaactgaactgcatggatcattaattactttaaatgtaaatgagttaaattctccaatcaaaagagATGAAGTGactaaatggattttaaaaaatacatactgcctacaagagactcatttcATCTTTATGGAT
The genomic region above belongs to Odocoileus virginianus isolate 20LAN1187 ecotype Illinois chromosome 11, Ovbor_1.2, whole genome shotgun sequence and contains:
- the XCL1 gene encoding lymphotactin translates to MRLLILTCLVICSLAAYTVEGVGTEVLEKSICVSLTTKRLPIKNIKTYIIKEGFMKAVILITRRGLKVCADPKADWVKEAIQTIDRKNMSQTKPTGSQKSTSTAVTLTG